The following are encoded in a window of Penaeus vannamei isolate JL-2024 chromosome 17, ASM4276789v1, whole genome shotgun sequence genomic DNA:
- the LOC138864620 gene encoding uncharacterized protein yields MPVDSWKGSDSTEVDCLTGVFTNAMKEEEVLRKWRNSTSIPTFKKKGGIQDCSSYRGINLTSHILRIWERIMDRRLMEKESTSAVCVYPRQEYHRCRVRYFRVAATDRKGLALSPFLVVILIDFNNGYRRNILFADDIVLSETKEVEARLEKWRAAIEDRGMRVIRKKTVLIHGRP; encoded by the exons ATGCCAGTAGATTCATGGAAAGGTTCTGACAGCACTGAGGTCGACTGTTTGACAGGGGTGTTCACAAATgctatgaaagaggaagaggtgttaagaaaatggagaaacagCACATCGATCCCTACAtttaagaagaaagggggaatacaGGATTGTAGTAGTTATAGAGGAATCAACCTGACCTCACATATCCTGAGGATCTGGGAAAGAATCATGGATAGGCGACTGATGGAAAAGGAGTCAACCTCGGCAGTTTGTGTTTATCCCCGGCAGGAGTACCACCGATGCCGTGTTCGCTATTTTCGCGTTGCGGCAACTGACAGAAAA GGGTTAGCACTCAGCCCATTCCTGGTTGTCATTTTAATAGACTTTAATAACGGGTACAGAAGGAATATACTGTTTGCCGATGATATAGTGTTGAGTGaaacgaaggaggtggaggcgagaCTAGAAAAGTGGAGAGCGGCTATTGAAGATCGGGGTATGCGAGTGATCAGGAAGAAAACAGTACTCATTCATGGGAGACCCTAG